From Ailuropoda melanoleuca isolate Jingjing chromosome 17, ASM200744v2, whole genome shotgun sequence, the proteins below share one genomic window:
- the DMRT3 gene encoding doublesex- and mab-3-related transcription factor 3: MNGYGSPYLYMGGPVSQPPRAPLQRTPKCARCRNHGVLSWLKGHKRYCRFKDCTCEKCILIIERQRVMAAQVALRRQQANESLESLIPDSLRALPGPPPPGDAAAAPQPPRRRPAAELAAAAALRWAAEPQPGTLQAPLAKPDLTEERLGDSSSADNTETFSDKDADQRSSPDVAKSKGCFTPESPEIVSVDEGGYAVQKNGGNPESRPDSPKYHGEQNHLLIEGPSGTVSLPFSLKANRPPLEVLKKIFPSQKPTVLELILKGCGGDLVSAVEVLLSSRSSVSAAAERTAAEPEGLVLPSNGHLFEHSLSSYPISSSKWSVGSAFRVPDTLRFSADSSNVVPNPLAVPLQHPFPQPPRYPLMLRNTLARNQSSPFLPNDVTLWNTMTLQQQYQLRSQYVGPFPANSASVFRSSPVLPARAPEDPRIAIPDDGCPIVAKQAIYTEEDYDERSDSSDSRILNTSS; the protein is encoded by the exons ATGAACGGCTACGGCTCCCCCTACCTGTACATGGGCGGCCCGGTGTCGCAGCCGCCGCGGGCGCCCTTGCAGCGCACGCCCAAGTGCGCGCGCTGCCGCAACCACGGCGTGCTGTCCTGGCTCAAGGGCCACAAGCGCTACTGCCGCTTCAAGGACTGCACCTGCGAGAAGTGCATCCTAATCATCGAGCGGCAGCGGGTCATGGCCGCGCAGGTGGCGCTGCGCCGGCAGCAGGCCAACGAGAGCCTCGAGAGCCTGATCCCGGACTCGCTGCGCGCCCTGCCCGGACCCCCGCCGCCGGGGGACGCCGCCGCCGCCCCGCAGCCGCCGCGCCGCCGGCCCGCCGCCGAGTTGGCTGCGGCCGCCGCGCTGCGCTGGGCGGCGGAGCCCCAGCCCGGCACGTTGCAGGCGCCCCTCGCCAAGCCAG ATTTGACGGAGGAACGACTGGGGGACAGCAGCTCCGCCGACAACACGGAGACCTTCAGCGACAAAGACGCCGACCAGAGGAGCTCCCCGGATGTGGCCAAAAGTAAGGGCTGCTTCACCCCGGAGAGCCCCGAGATCGTGTCGGTGGACGAAGGGGGCTACGCGGTCCAGAAAAACGGAGGCAACCCGGAGAGCCGCCCCGACAGCCCCAAGTACCACGGGGAGCAGAACCACCTGCTGATCGAGGGCCCCTCGGGGACCGTGTCTCTGCCCTTCAGCTTGAAAGCCAACAGGCCGCCCCtggaagtgttaaaaaaaatcttccccagCCAGAAGCCCACGGTGCTGGAGCTCATCCTGAAGGGCTGCGGCGGGGACCTGGTGAGCGCCGTGGAGGTCCTGCTGTCCAGCCGCTCCTCCGTGTCCGCGGCGGCCGAGCGAACTGCCGCCGAGCCCGAGGGGCTGGTGCTGCCCTCCAACGGGCACCTCTTCGAACACAGCCTGAGCTCCTACCCCATCTCCTCCTCCAAGTGGTCCGTGGGCTCGGCCTTCAGGGTCCCGGACACGCTGAGGTTTTCGGCCGACTCGAGTAACGTTGTCCCCAACCCCCTGGCCGTGCCCCTGCAGCACCCTTTCCCCCAGCCGCCCCGCTACCCGCTGATGCTGAGGAACACCTTGGCGAGGAACCAGTCGAGCCCCTTTTTGCCCAACGACGTCACCCTGTGGAACACCATGACCCTGCAGCAGCAGTACCAGCTGAGGTCCCAGTACGTGGGCCCCTTCCCCGCTAACTCAGCCAGCGTCTTCCGAAGCTCGCCCGTCCTCCCCGCGCGCGCCCCCGAGGACCCCCGGATCGCCATCCCCGACGACGGCTGTCCCATCGTGGCGAAGCAGGCCATTTACACCGAGGAGGACTATGACGAGCGGTCCGACTCCTCAGACTCTAGAATACTCAACACGTCGTCCTAA